Proteins from a single region of Cytophagales bacterium:
- a CDS encoding PAS domain S-box protein, translating to MKQLLSILLVLLILSNGVKLKAQLHNTRIYSVEDGLAQATVYDIIQDRDGNIWMATDGGVSKYDGRSFKNYTTYEGLITNRTSKIMEDKRGNIWIGTNMGISTFHPKSSYKADSINIVSITTDDGLIGNSISAIFEDSKGNIWFGTTEGISKLSSNAPFLKTRDGSEFNSYLDNFTSKDGLANNTINDIIEDRAGNIWFATRNGISKLIQISSEIAGNRKKPLYMFENYTLENANAPQSVSKILEDKDGFLWIALYDRISKVIVNYSSNLLQELESLTLSTPEMLGNIWALLQDRKGNIWSSGGSALAIKFDGKNHERFSHLNGFARGVALSMCEDREGNIWMGNYGKGITQYKGKMFLTYTTLHGMRSDNVRAITEDIKGNIWFGTVAGIAKFHPIHTNPAYLTMHNPAKYQGFEIFMPGYFGASNSIWSMLSDSKGSVWIGTRDGLVKYTLPKTKGGKPVIKIYSQKDGLLAPPGAPVTSVMVLFEDSQQNLWAGTFGGLSKLNLNGSMSKFKSYTTDDGLTANSIKAICEDNKGNLWIGTSNGLSRCKVSSFENDSIIFENFTTDDGLPNNYILSIVEDNEGSLWFGTVHGISKYTYPSYIGPKGTFRNYSTRDGLSSDTPYLMIFDDNGYLYVGTNKGIDKFYIKASPIKKVKHFGKLEGFRGIETSHNAVYKDSNGNIWFGTVEGAIKYDPKLDISNKTEPLTHITKLQLFFEDFNWSGYSDTISYQTGLPLGLDLPHDQNHLTFQFIGISLTIPEKVKYQWKLEGFDKNWSPITQRKEATYSNLPHGEYTFIVKSCNNDGIWNKKPTIFSFNISPPWWQTLWFYLGFGFTGLGGIISYIKIRERNLKREKRLLEQKVKIRTQEISRQKKELEKLSIVASKTDNAVLIANAAGKLEWANEGFAKMMGYTLEEFKKEKGETMMEMSNNPEIKQVIDNCINKKSSVVYEVKNSTKDGNEIWVQTTLTPIIENGTLKKLVAIDTDITERKNAEEIIKQKNTDITDSINYAKQIQEAIFPDPEEIQTVLPHSFILFKPKAIVSGDFYWFSPPLIPSPPESEKRGIGETERRKKKQFTDSPIHIFTDSARSSGEGNLEGAGRGAIIIAAVDCTGHGVPGAFMSVIGHDLLNEVINNKGITDAAKILGALNDGIVNALKQKGKEGEARDGMDIALCLIDLHKKELQFSGAYNPLYLIRDKQLQKFKGNRFSIGMYKVGKDKEFTNHHIKIKNGDTYYIFSDGYADQFGGPEGKKFTYKRFQDLLIEIQHHSMEKQHEILDETFEKWKNKEEQLDDVLVIGIRI from the coding sequence ATGAAACAATTACTATCAATATTATTAGTTTTATTAATATTATCTAACGGGGTGAAATTAAAGGCCCAACTCCACAATACCCGCATCTACTCAGTAGAAGATGGTTTGGCACAAGCTACCGTCTACGACATCATCCAGGATAGAGATGGTAATATCTGGATGGCAACTGATGGAGGCGTATCAAAATATGATGGCAGGAGTTTTAAAAATTACACTACCTATGAAGGGCTTATCACAAACCGTACCTCAAAAATAATGGAGGATAAACGAGGAAATATCTGGATTGGAACCAACATGGGAATTTCTACTTTTCATCCTAAATCTTCATACAAAGCTGACTCTATCAACATTGTTAGCATAACCACTGATGACGGGCTGATCGGTAACAGCATCAGCGCCATTTTTGAAGATTCCAAAGGCAATATTTGGTTTGGGACAACAGAGGGTATTTCAAAACTTTCATCAAATGCTCCATTTCTAAAAACCCGTGATGGCTCAGAGTTTAATAGCTACCTTGATAATTTTACTTCCAAAGATGGACTTGCCAACAATACCATTAATGATATTATTGAGGACCGGGCAGGAAATATATGGTTTGCTACAAGAAATGGTATTTCGAAACTCATACAGATCAGCAGCGAAATAGCTGGTAATCGCAAGAAGCCTTTGTATATGTTTGAAAATTACACTCTTGAAAATGCGAATGCTCCTCAAAGCGTGAGCAAAATATTGGAAGATAAAGATGGTTTTTTGTGGATTGCTCTCTATGACAGGATATCAAAAGTGATAGTAAATTATTCTTCAAATTTATTGCAGGAGCTTGAAAGCTTAACACTATCCACACCAGAAATGTTGGGTAATATTTGGGCATTATTGCAAGACCGGAAAGGTAATATCTGGTCAAGTGGAGGATCTGCACTTGCCATCAAATTTGATGGAAAGAATCATGAACGATTTAGTCACTTAAACGGGTTTGCAAGAGGTGTAGCTCTCTCGATGTGTGAAGATAGGGAAGGTAATATATGGATGGGAAACTACGGAAAAGGAATAACACAGTATAAAGGTAAAATGTTTTTAACATATACTACATTGCATGGAATGCGTAGCGACAATGTTAGGGCAATTACAGAAGATATAAAGGGCAATATTTGGTTTGGTACAGTAGCCGGAATTGCAAAATTTCATCCAATTCATACTAATCCAGCATATCTTACCATGCATAATCCAGCCAAATATCAAGGTTTTGAAATTTTTATGCCAGGGTACTTTGGAGCCAGTAACTCTATTTGGTCAATGCTCTCAGATTCCAAAGGCAGCGTTTGGATCGGAACACGTGACGGCCTGGTAAAATATACACTACCCAAAACGAAAGGTGGGAAACCTGTAATTAAAATTTACAGCCAAAAAGATGGATTATTAGCCCCACCAGGTGCACCTGTAACATCAGTCATGGTACTTTTTGAGGATAGTCAGCAAAATTTGTGGGCAGGCACCTTTGGTGGTCTTTCCAAACTCAACTTGAACGGTAGTATGAGCAAATTTAAAAGCTATACTACTGATGATGGCCTAACGGCTAATTCTATTAAAGCAATATGCGAGGATAACAAAGGTAATCTTTGGATCGGCACATCAAATGGTCTTTCAAGGTGTAAAGTTTCATCTTTTGAGAATGATAGTATTATTTTTGAAAATTTTACTACTGATGACGGTTTACCAAATAATTACATCCTGTCAATAGTTGAAGATAATGAGGGTAGTTTGTGGTTTGGAACAGTCCATGGAATATCTAAATATACATATCCTTCATATATCGGTCCGAAAGGTACCTTTAGAAATTATTCTACCAGGGATGGCTTAAGTTCAGATACTCCTTATTTAATGATATTTGATGATAATGGCTATTTATATGTAGGTACTAATAAAGGAATTGATAAATTTTATATCAAAGCAAGTCCTATTAAAAAGGTGAAGCACTTTGGAAAGTTAGAAGGTTTCAGAGGAATTGAGACAAGTCATAATGCTGTATATAAGGATAGCAATGGAAATATCTGGTTTGGCACTGTTGAAGGAGCCATTAAATATGATCCTAAATTGGATATATCCAACAAAACAGAGCCGCTTACCCATATCACCAAATTGCAGCTCTTCTTTGAGGATTTTAACTGGTCTGGTTATTCTGATACAATAAGCTATCAAACCGGTTTGCCTCTAGGCTTAGATCTTCCCCATGATCAAAATCATTTGACATTTCAATTTATTGGTATCAGCTTAACAATACCGGAAAAAGTAAAATATCAATGGAAATTAGAAGGATTTGACAAAAATTGGTCGCCCATTACACAAAGAAAAGAAGCCACCTATTCAAATTTGCCTCATGGAGAGTATACCTTTATAGTAAAAAGCTGCAATAATGATGGAATATGGAATAAAAAGCCAACAATATTTAGCTTTAATATTTCCCCCCCCTGGTGGCAGACATTATGGTTTTATTTAGGATTTGGATTTACAGGCTTAGGAGGTATTATTAGCTACATTAAGATACGTGAAAGAAACCTGAAACGGGAAAAAAGATTACTTGAACAAAAAGTTAAGATCAGAACTCAAGAGATTTCAAGGCAAAAGAAGGAATTAGAAAAACTCTCTATTGTGGCGAGCAAAACTGATAACGCAGTATTAATCGCTAATGCGGCAGGAAAATTGGAATGGGCTAATGAAGGTTTCGCAAAAATGATGGGTTACACTCTGGAGGAATTTAAAAAAGAAAAAGGGGAAACAATGATGGAAATGAGCAATAATCCTGAAATAAAACAAGTGATTGATAATTGTATTAATAAAAAGAGTTCGGTAGTGTATGAAGTAAAGAATAGCACCAAAGATGGCAACGAGATATGGGTACAGACTACACTTACGCCCATTATCGAAAATGGGACATTGAAGAAATTGGTGGCTATAGATACTGATATCACAGAGAGAAAAAATGCTGAAGAAATAATAAAGCAGAAGAATACAGACATTACAGACAGCATCAATTATGCAAAACAAATTCAGGAAGCAATCTTTCCGGATCCTGAAGAAATTCAAACTGTTTTACCACACTCTTTTATTCTCTTTAAGCCCAAAGCAATTGTGAGTGGAGATTTTTATTGGTTCAGCCCCCCTCTAATTCCAAGCCCCCCTGAATCGGAGAAACGAGGAATCGGAGAAACGGAGAGAAGAAAAAAGAAACAATTCACCGATTCACCGATTCACATATTCACCGATTCGGCAAGGAGTAGTGGCGAGGGGAATTTAGAGGGGGCTGGTAGGGGGGCTATTATCATAGCCGCAGTAGATTGCACAGGCCATGGTGTACCTGGAGCATTTATGAGCGTGATTGGGCATGATCTGTTAAATGAAGTAATAAATAATAAAGGAATTACAGATGCAGCAAAAATATTGGGCGCATTGAACGATGGTATAGTTAATGCCTTAAAACAAAAAGGAAAGGAAGGGGAAGCAAGAGACGGTATGGATATAGCGCTCTGTTTAATTGATCTACACAAAAAAGAATTACAATTTTCCGGTGCGTATAATC
- a CDS encoding M23 family metallopeptidase, with translation MIMKQLFSTLFIIVIITNIYAQTTITEIKQTSINLRAGYPQDFFQFPIMPNQQNFLSGNMGEIRGDHFHAGIDIRTGGKTGLPVYAVADGYVYRIKISSGGYGNVLYIAHPAHPESPGSPKGYISVYAHLEKFDGPIATYVRKKQYQNESFQIELFPDARQFPVKKGQQIGLSGNSGSSRGPHLHFEIRDDTEKALNPLYFGFDEIKDNIPPRFYKIALRTLDIRSRINGEFGRLQFIPIISDKSSLKEGNKGNRGEKEGKQSAYIIEETINVTGLIGIEIESYDQVNRSRRKMGVNFIELMIDGTLLYRYHLEKLNFNKTKNVKVHIDYETALREKRKFQKCYLADGNDLKCYRTFGLLPEQAGQKGKIFINDTLLHDVTIRIYDAYYNSAQINLTLKGAPLKFDIHGPFPPPSTTIRYNVFENILKVSAKGFSNYNSPAQIFTGKFKYELDVTYHKNNEVVWLWDLRKGLPDSMDLCGITKKMTFTEIIPSNTEFYFDNEKMSIYFPKKALFDTLYLQIISPPKSPSAKGEGDFSALQSNMAHEQIYEINDPAVPLYKNIYITLKPKREVFDKAKTRVYYIEGKDKYAYTGGVWQDNKIKFKTRHLGKFVLLADTIAPIIKVIIKNSQEVKVKIDDDLSGIKSFIARVNDKWLLMNYDHKSKLLWSERSDKKVPLKGEFKITVTDNAGNVRTQITQI, from the coding sequence ATGATAATGAAGCAATTATTTTCAACTCTATTTATTATAGTTATAATAACAAATATCTATGCTCAAACAACTATAACCGAGATAAAGCAAACATCTATCAATCTACGTGCCGGCTACCCGCAAGATTTCTTCCAGTTTCCCATTATGCCAAATCAACAAAATTTTTTATCCGGGAACATGGGAGAAATAAGGGGAGATCATTTTCATGCCGGCATTGATATCAGAACTGGCGGAAAAACAGGATTACCGGTATATGCGGTAGCGGATGGATATGTTTACAGGATCAAAATTTCTTCAGGAGGCTATGGAAATGTATTATACATTGCTCATCCTGCTCATCCCGAATCCCCGGGATCACCAAAAGGTTACATTAGTGTTTATGCCCATCTTGAAAAATTTGATGGGCCCATTGCAACTTATGTAAGGAAGAAGCAATATCAAAATGAAAGTTTTCAAATCGAATTATTTCCTGACGCCAGACAATTTCCAGTAAAAAAAGGTCAGCAAATCGGACTTTCAGGCAATAGCGGCTCATCAAGAGGCCCGCACCTGCATTTTGAAATAAGAGATGATACAGAAAAGGCATTAAATCCTTTGTATTTTGGTTTTGATGAAATAAAAGATAATATTCCACCACGTTTTTATAAAATAGCGCTTCGTACGTTAGATATCAGATCAAGAATTAATGGTGAATTTGGAAGGTTGCAATTTATACCAATAATCTCAGACAAAAGCTCCCTAAAAGAAGGAAATAAAGGAAATAGGGGAGAAAAAGAAGGAAAGCAGTCAGCGTATATTATAGAAGAAACGATTAATGTTACCGGCTTAATTGGTATTGAAATAGAATCTTACGATCAGGTAAATCGTTCAAGACGTAAAATGGGAGTAAACTTTATAGAGTTAATGATAGATGGTACACTATTATACCGTTATCATCTGGAAAAATTAAATTTCAACAAAACAAAAAATGTTAAAGTCCATATAGATTACGAAACAGCACTCAGAGAAAAGAGAAAATTTCAAAAATGTTACCTGGCAGATGGAAATGACTTAAAATGTTATCGTACGTTTGGTTTATTACCGGAACAGGCAGGACAAAAGGGGAAAATATTTATCAATGATACCCTGTTGCACGATGTAACGATCCGTATTTATGACGCTTATTATAATAGCGCTCAGATAAATTTAACTTTAAAAGGAGCGCCTTTAAAATTTGATATACACGGGCCTTTTCCACCACCATCTACTACCATCCGTTATAATGTGTTTGAAAATATTCTAAAAGTATCAGCAAAAGGTTTTTCTAATTATAATTCACCTGCACAAATATTTACCGGCAAATTTAAATACGAACTTGATGTAACCTATCATAAAAATAATGAAGTTGTCTGGTTGTGGGACTTACGTAAAGGCCTTCCCGATTCAATGGATCTTTGTGGTATTACAAAAAAAATGACTTTTACTGAAATCATACCTTCAAACACTGAATTTTATTTTGACAATGAAAAAATGAGCATCTATTTCCCCAAAAAAGCTCTTTTCGACACTTTATATTTACAAATCATCTCACCCCCCAAGTCTCCCTCTGCTAAAGGAGAGGGGGACTTCTCCGCCTTGCAAAGCAATATGGCGCATGAACAAATCTATGAGATCAATGACCCGGCTGTTCCATTATATAAAAATATTTACATTACTTTAAAGCCAAAGCGTGAGGTGTTTGATAAAGCCAAGACCCGTGTTTATTATATTGAGGGAAAGGACAAATACGCTTATACCGGGGGAGTTTGGCAAGACAATAAAATAAAATTCAAAACCCGGCATTTAGGTAAATTTGTTTTATTAGCAGACACTATAGCCCCCATAATCAAGGTAATTATTAAAAATAGTCAGGAAGTCAAAGTAAAGATTGACGATGATCTTTCTGGTATAAAAAGTTTTATTGCAAGGGTCAATGACAAATGGTTGTTAATGAATTATGACCACAAAAGTAAGCTGCTTTGGTCAGAAAGATCAGATAAAAAAGTACCGCTTAAAGGAGAATTTAAAATTACTGTAACAGATAATGCGGGAAATGTTAGAACACAGATTACACAGATTTGA
- a CDS encoding type II toxin-antitoxin system PemK/MazF family toxin encodes MKKVPGINYKQKEIVLVPFPYSDLSATKKRPVLIISNNDYNKNFEDVIVCVITSSQYKDSYSVALTNRDLETGTLPERSIIKTHKLFTIHQARIVKKFSLVKDELFTKVQEKIKRLIERKKSKKKIHN; translated from the coding sequence ATGAAAAAAGTGCCTGGGATAAACTATAAACAAAAGGAAATCGTACTTGTGCCATTTCCATATTCCGATTTAAGTGCAACAAAAAAACGACCTGTGTTAATAATTTCTAATAATGATTATAACAAGAATTTTGAAGACGTAATAGTATGTGTAATTACAAGCAGTCAATATAAAGATAGTTATTCAGTTGCTTTAACCAACCGGGATTTAGAAACAGGTACACTTCCAGAAAGGTCAATCATAAAAACTCATAAACTTTTTACTATTCACCAAGCAAGAATTGTAAAAAAGTTTAGCCTTGTAAAAGATGAATTATTTACAAAAGTACAAGAGAAAATAAAACGTTTGATAGAAAGAAAAAAGAGTAAGAAAAAAATCCATAATTAA
- a CDS encoding fumarylacetoacetate hydrolase family protein — protein sequence MKILAIGRNYLKHIDELGNKKAEEPVVFIKPDTALLKDNASFFYPDFSTEIHYEVELIIRINKDGKNIDKRFARNYYNEIGVGIDFTARDLQQKAKEKRLPWTLSKGFNGSAPVSNFLPLEEFDDINNIDFSLKVNHILKQKGNSQNMIFSFDYIISYISTFITFKKGDIVFTGTPEGVGPIHIGDKIEAYIEDKKMLAFDVR from the coding sequence ATGAAAATCCTTGCTATCGGAAGAAATTATTTAAAACACATTGATGAGCTCGGCAACAAAAAAGCGGAAGAACCTGTTGTTTTTATCAAACCGGATACAGCGCTTTTAAAAGATAACGCATCATTCTTTTATCCGGATTTTTCTACTGAAATACACTATGAAGTAGAATTAATAATAAGAATTAATAAAGATGGCAAAAACATTGATAAAAGATTTGCCCGTAATTATTACAACGAAATTGGCGTTGGTATAGATTTTACCGCAAGGGACCTGCAGCAAAAAGCCAAGGAGAAAAGATTGCCTTGGACTTTGTCAAAAGGATTCAACGGTTCTGCTCCGGTCTCAAATTTTCTCCCGTTGGAAGAATTTGATGATATAAACAACATAGACTTTAGTCTTAAAGTTAACCATATACTCAAACAAAAAGGCAACAGCCAAAATATGATCTTCAGTTTTGACTATATTATCTCCTATATTTCAACATTTATTACCTTTAAAAAAGGAGATATTGTATTTACAGGTACACCCGAAGGCGTTGGTCCAATCCATATCGGTGACAAAATTGAGGCCTACATTGAGGATAAAAAGATGCTGGCGTTTGATGTTCGGTAG
- a CDS encoding NupC/NupG family nucleoside CNT transporter → MNFINVVGLISILFIAWLLSYHKRKINFRQIFWGIGLQFLFAVIVLKDDWWSFVGMGILTSLIIIFILKDQFKKNTSFKLSTVIKKYAGVLLLIGGVAYLIVNDLHGQRIFDSLSTKVAYFLSLSDYGAKFLFGNLADPNYFFPDTNSFWPGFGFQFAFKVLPTIIFFGGLMSVLYYFGLMQVVIEALSKFMRWTIGTSGAETLSCSANIFVGQTEAPLLIKPFLDNMTRSELLTIMVGGFATIAGGVLAGYIAMGIPAGHLIAASVMAAPGALVVGKIIYPELQHSQTAGDLKLPDIKVGENPIEAATNGITDGLKLAVNVGGMLIGFIALIAVADLILNKVDYWIDFKIFSGEHYDYVGRGMSPAEGEYSGYFPGSLRTLFGTVLRPIAFLMGVSWQDAAYVGNLIGIKLSLNEFVAYGTLTSYMQEGVLSQRAVIISTYALCGFANFASIGIQIGGISAISPKRKTDLAKIGLKAMFGGAIVSLITATIAGILLG, encoded by the coding sequence ATGAATTTCATCAACGTAGTTGGCCTTATCTCCATTCTATTTATTGCATGGCTATTATCATACCATAAAAGAAAAATAAATTTTAGACAGATTTTCTGGGGAATAGGGCTGCAATTTCTGTTTGCTGTTATCGTATTGAAAGATGATTGGTGGAGCTTTGTTGGGATGGGTATACTAACTTCATTGATCATTATCTTTATCTTAAAAGATCAGTTCAAGAAAAATACCTCCTTCAAATTAAGCACAGTTATCAAAAAATATGCAGGGGTACTGTTACTTATCGGAGGTGTAGCTTACCTGATTGTAAATGATCTGCATGGTCAGAGAATTTTTGATTCCCTCAGTACTAAGGTTGCCTATTTTTTGAGCCTCTCAGATTATGGAGCAAAGTTTTTATTTGGCAATTTAGCTGACCCAAATTACTTCTTCCCTGACACGAATTCTTTCTGGCCCGGATTTGGATTCCAGTTCGCTTTTAAGGTACTGCCTACAATCATCTTTTTTGGTGGTTTGATGAGCGTACTTTATTATTTTGGATTGATGCAAGTAGTTATTGAAGCATTAAGTAAATTTATGCGATGGACTATTGGTACCAGTGGGGCAGAAACGCTTTCCTGCAGTGCTAACATTTTTGTAGGCCAAACCGAAGCGCCTCTTTTGATCAAACCTTTTCTTGACAACATGACACGCTCAGAGCTCTTAACCATAATGGTAGGCGGCTTTGCTACCATAGCCGGTGGCGTTTTGGCAGGATACATCGCAATGGGCATCCCTGCAGGACACCTTATTGCTGCAAGTGTTATGGCCGCACCCGGGGCTTTGGTTGTTGGAAAAATAATCTACCCTGAGCTGCAGCATTCACAAACAGCAGGTGATCTAAAATTACCCGATATTAAAGTGGGAGAAAATCCTATTGAGGCGGCCACCAATGGTATCACAGACGGGTTGAAGTTAGCTGTGAACGTTGGTGGTATGTTAATTGGCTTTATTGCATTGATTGCTGTTGCTGATCTAATCCTTAATAAAGTTGATTACTGGATAGATTTTAAAATTTTTAGCGGAGAACATTACGATTATGTAGGACGTGGTATGTCTCCTGCAGAAGGAGAATATTCAGGTTATTTTCCCGGATCATTAAGAACGCTTTTTGGCACTGTTTTAAGGCCCATCGCCTTTTTGATGGGCGTATCCTGGCAAGATGCCGCCTATGTTGGCAATTTGATCGGAATTAAATTATCCCTGAACGAATTTGTTGCCTATGGTACCTTAACCTCTTATATGCAGGAGGGTGTCTTAAGCCAGCGAGCCGTTATTATATCAACCTATGCCCTGTGTGGATTTGCCAATTTTGCTTCTATAGGTATTCAGATCGGTGGTATCAGCGCCATATCTCCAAAGAGAAAAACCGACCTTGCTAAAATAGGGCTTAAAGCCATGTTCGGAGGAGCCATTGTCTCTCTGATTACCGCTACGATCGCAGGGATATTGTTGGGATGA
- a CDS encoding electron transfer flavoprotein subunit alpha/FixB family protein produces the protein MSVLVFAENWDGVFKKATFEAITYATDVAGLLKADVTAISIGLASDPDLKDLGKYGAQKVISVKSEKLKQFSLQGYASAIAQIAEKEQAKALILSHTFNGQAIASRLATKLNASYGAGVVELPEVKKGLVVKRSVYSGKGFVYVALLNEFKILSVKPNSYKITESGGSASIETYEPKLEDKYFKETVKEVKKSKAKLSVTEADIVVSGGRGLKGAENWGMIEELAELLGAATACSKPVSDAGWRPEDEHVGQTGKTVGPNLYLAIGISGAIQHLAGVNSSKVMAVVNKDPEAPFFKAADYGIVGDAFQVVPKLIEAAKKLKK, from the coding sequence ATGTCCGTACTAGTATTCGCAGAAAATTGGGATGGCGTATTTAAAAAAGCTACATTTGAGGCTATTACTTACGCCACGGATGTAGCTGGTCTGCTAAAAGCAGACGTTACTGCCATTTCAATCGGGTTGGCATCCGATCCGGATCTGAAAGATCTCGGAAAATATGGAGCCCAAAAAGTGATCAGCGTAAAAAGCGAAAAGCTGAAACAATTTTCGCTCCAGGGATACGCATCTGCCATTGCTCAAATAGCAGAGAAAGAGCAGGCAAAAGCTTTGATCTTGTCCCATACTTTTAACGGGCAGGCAATTGCCTCCCGCCTGGCGACAAAGCTCAACGCAAGCTATGGCGCAGGTGTAGTGGAACTTCCTGAAGTAAAGAAAGGTTTAGTAGTTAAAAGAAGCGTATATTCAGGTAAAGGTTTCGTATATGTAGCGCTATTAAATGAATTTAAGATATTATCTGTCAAACCTAATTCATATAAGATCACCGAATCAGGCGGTTCGGCTTCAATAGAAACCTACGAACCCAAGTTAGAAGATAAATATTTCAAAGAAACCGTAAAAGAAGTTAAAAAGTCAAAAGCTAAATTGTCAGTCACTGAGGCAGATATTGTAGTGTCAGGCGGCAGGGGATTAAAAGGCGCTGAAAATTGGGGCATGATCGAAGAATTGGCTGAATTATTGGGAGCAGCTACAGCCTGCTCCAAACCTGTGTCTGATGCAGGCTGGCGGCCGGAAGATGAGCATGTTGGCCAAACCGGGAAAACGGTTGGCCCCAATTTATATTTGGCTATAGGAATATCCGGGGCAATACAACATTTAGCGGGAGTAAATTCTTCCAAAGTGATGGCAGTGGTCAATAAAGACCCGGAAGCTCCGTTTTTTAAAGCAGCCGATTATGGCATTGTGGGAGACGCTTTCCAGGTAGTACCTAAGCTGATTGAAGCGGCTAAGAAATTGAAGAAATAA